One stretch of Akkermansia sp. RCC_12PD DNA includes these proteins:
- the metK gene encoding methionine adenosyltransferase yields the protein MSKNNPHIFTSESVGEGHPDKVADYISDSILDACLAQDKTSRVACETLVKSNMVIIAGELTTKAVINPEKIARQAIREIGYCNGQDDDVFHADTVFFTNLLTEQSPDIAQGVDAREAEGKGHAEQGAGDQGIMFGFATNETPELLPAPIVFAHRILIELAKRRKRGHVDWLRPDCKSQVAVAYGEDGRPAHIENVVISTQHTEDVSHETISDYCKKLVKSVLPEELLDEKTEYFINPTGKFVVGGPHGDSGLTGRKIIVDTYGGMGRHGGGAFSGKDPSKVDRSAAYMCRWVAKHIVAAGLADKCELQVAYAIGYPTPVSIRVDTFGTGKVEENVIEDALEGIFSFKPADMVTQLDLLRPIYRQTTHYGHFTKPDLPWETLDEARLASLKNLLH from the coding sequence ATGAGTAAAAACAACCCTCACATCTTCACCTCGGAATCCGTAGGAGAAGGCCACCCGGACAAAGTGGCCGACTACATTTCCGACTCTATTTTAGACGCCTGCCTGGCTCAAGACAAAACTAGCCGCGTTGCGTGCGAAACCCTGGTGAAAAGCAACATGGTCATCATTGCCGGGGAACTGACGACCAAGGCGGTCATCAATCCGGAAAAAATCGCCCGCCAAGCCATCCGGGAGATCGGCTACTGCAACGGGCAGGATGACGACGTGTTCCATGCGGACACCGTCTTTTTCACGAACCTTCTTACGGAACAGTCCCCGGACATTGCACAGGGCGTGGACGCCCGCGAGGCGGAGGGCAAGGGCCATGCGGAACAGGGCGCGGGGGACCAGGGCATCATGTTTGGCTTTGCCACGAACGAAACTCCGGAACTTCTTCCGGCCCCGATCGTGTTCGCCCACAGAATTCTTATTGAACTGGCCAAACGCCGCAAGCGGGGCCATGTGGACTGGCTGCGTCCGGACTGCAAGTCCCAGGTGGCCGTGGCCTACGGCGAGGACGGGCGCCCGGCCCATATTGAAAACGTGGTCATTTCCACCCAGCATACGGAGGACGTAAGCCATGAAACGATCTCCGACTACTGCAAAAAGCTGGTCAAAAGCGTCCTGCCTGAAGAACTGCTGGATGAAAAGACGGAATACTTCATCAACCCCACCGGCAAATTCGTGGTAGGCGGCCCCCATGGGGATTCCGGCCTGACAGGGCGCAAGATCATTGTGGACACGTACGGGGGAATGGGGCGTCACGGCGGCGGCGCCTTCTCCGGCAAGGACCCGTCCAAGGTGGACCGCTCCGCCGCGTACATGTGCCGCTGGGTGGCCAAGCACATCGTGGCCGCCGGACTGGCGGACAAATGCGAGCTTCAGGTGGCTTACGCCATCGGCTACCCCACACCGGTATCCATCCGCGTGGACACCTTCGGCACCGGAAAAGTGGAGGAAAACGTTATTGAAGACGCGCTGGAAGGCATCTTCTCCTTCAAACCCGCGGACATGGTCACCCAGCTGGACCTGCTGCGGCCCATCTACCGCCAGACGACCCATTACGGGCACTTCACCAAGCCGGACCTCCCCTGGGAGACGCTGGACGAAGCGCGTCTTGCGTCCCTGAAAAACCTCCTCCATTAA
- a CDS encoding metalloregulator ArsR/SmtB family transcription factor, with product MKSILKTLKLLTDPTRLRIINVLDEESLSVAELQEILGMGQSRISTQLAQLRQEELVEDTRSGKNVFYTLSLADDLHNVAMKACEELPEAEADKKALQVILDKRRNRTQAYFDEVVCRLGKNYAPGRSWKALAGALLRILNYDVVADLGAGEGFVSQLISPSAKRVIAVDNSPSMVELGQELARKHGLDNLEYRLGDIESPPIEPGTVDLALLSQALHHAQKPAKALEAAWNILKPGGCLVVLDLLQHGQEEARELYADRWLGFTPAALESMLKEAGFGNIHTDIVDREPEPPHFQTLMAAAWKR from the coding sequence ATGAAGTCAATCCTAAAAACGCTAAAACTCCTGACGGACCCCACCCGTCTGCGCATCATCAACGTTCTGGATGAAGAATCCCTGAGCGTTGCGGAACTTCAGGAAATTCTCGGCATGGGGCAGAGCCGCATTTCCACCCAGCTCGCCCAGTTGCGGCAGGAAGAGCTGGTGGAAGACACGCGCTCCGGCAAGAACGTTTTTTACACGCTCTCCCTGGCCGACGACCTGCACAACGTAGCAATGAAGGCCTGTGAGGAACTGCCGGAGGCGGAGGCGGACAAAAAGGCTCTCCAGGTTATTCTGGACAAGCGCAGAAACCGTACGCAGGCCTATTTTGACGAAGTGGTGTGCCGCCTGGGAAAGAATTACGCCCCAGGCCGTTCATGGAAGGCGCTGGCCGGAGCGCTGCTCCGCATCCTGAATTACGACGTAGTAGCCGATCTGGGGGCTGGAGAAGGCTTCGTCTCCCAGCTCATTTCCCCCAGCGCCAAAAGGGTCATTGCGGTGGACAATTCCCCGAGCATGGTGGAACTGGGGCAGGAACTGGCCCGCAAACACGGCCTGGACAATCTGGAATACCGCCTGGGAGACATTGAATCTCCCCCCATTGAACCCGGAACGGTGGATCTGGCCCTGCTCAGCCAGGCCCTGCACCATGCGCAAAAACCCGCCAAAGCGCTGGAAGCCGCCTGGAACATCCTGAAACCGGGCGGGTGCCTGGTCGTTCTTGACCTGCTCCAGCACGGCCAGGAGGAGGCACGGGAACTGTATGCGGACCGCTGGCTGGGCTTCACCCCCGCCGCCCTGGAGAGCATGCTGAAGGAAGCGGGATTCGGGAACATCCACACGGACATCGTGGACAGGGAGCCGGAACCGCCCCATTTCCAAACCCTGATGGCCGCTGCCTGGAAACGATAA
- a CDS encoding SEL1-like repeat protein, giving the protein MSFIKYVCAFTAAFILSFILAAVAVFCFIHPSCSFSRDKADKQPVEHSTEELYAQYMELSPAERTGKRQTLLAKAAHGGYLPAVRQIAAEAREGGTPKGTIGNEYDFWIRKAANMGDPEAQYEAFRECDMSDLEGLAYLSRAAEQNHGPALLALGLLYAEGSPRHYIARNERKAIECYRRAAEAKEPDARCLMYLLARLQILPEAEIAQITQRYQKDVKQAEHQISPSLDYPEDVTESSQAYDLLRTYLPANEKVKALPEPDFLLPEEDPFGENNS; this is encoded by the coding sequence ATGAGCTTTATTAAATACGTTTGTGCCTTCACTGCCGCATTTATTCTTTCCTTCATTCTTGCAGCTGTTGCCGTCTTTTGCTTTATTCATCCGTCGTGCAGTTTCTCCCGTGATAAAGCGGACAAGCAGCCTGTAGAGCATTCCACTGAAGAACTGTATGCCCAGTACATGGAGCTCTCCCCTGCGGAAAGAACCGGAAAGCGGCAAACGCTACTGGCCAAGGCAGCCCACGGAGGCTATCTTCCCGCAGTTCGCCAAATAGCCGCAGAAGCGCGTGAAGGAGGAACTCCCAAAGGCACGATAGGAAATGAATATGATTTCTGGATAAGGAAGGCAGCGAACATGGGAGACCCGGAAGCGCAATATGAAGCCTTCCGCGAATGCGACATGAGCGACTTAGAAGGCCTTGCCTACCTGTCCAGGGCAGCTGAACAAAATCATGGCCCGGCTCTCCTGGCCCTCGGTCTCCTCTACGCCGAGGGAAGTCCAAGACATTATATTGCCAGAAATGAGAGAAAAGCGATCGAATGTTATCGGCGCGCCGCCGAAGCCAAAGAACCGGATGCCCGTTGCCTGATGTATCTCCTGGCCCGGCTCCAGATTCTTCCGGAAGCGGAAATTGCTCAAATAACCCAACGCTATCAGAAAGACGTAAAACAGGCGGAGCATCAAATTTCCCCATCGCTTGACTATCCGGAAGACGTGACAGAAAGCTCTCAGGCGTATGATCTCCTAAGGACCTACCTCCCGGCTAACGAAAAAGTCAAAGCTCTCCCGGAACCGGATTTCCTGCTGCCTGAGGAGGACCCATTTGGAGAAAATAACAGCTGA
- a CDS encoding sel1 repeat family protein: protein MKVKSALIISGCVLAASLGVYWIASPREPSPEELYRQYMELSPSLRFGQRENLLQKAAQGGHVPAMVQMAKDIFMDKESLLSEDYEFWLKKAADTGGNPAVQMDVYYNVDLSEEELFSYLTKAAGQSYGPALWELGCIYSSFNNYNIVPDEQRALALFRQAADANNSDALYLLYAVDRLNIFPLTEAEKKTDFYRRYRTALGSHDTPLPSLTNIHELDSFEYEFVLKFLLKSMGANEKVKSTLKNINEEAFDNACKDVF from the coding sequence ATGAAAGTCAAATCCGCGCTAATCATTTCCGGCTGTGTTCTCGCAGCCTCGCTGGGTGTTTACTGGATAGCCTCCCCGAGGGAACCCTCCCCTGAGGAACTGTACCGGCAATACATGGAGTTATCTCCATCCCTGCGGTTTGGTCAGAGAGAGAATCTTCTGCAGAAAGCGGCGCAGGGAGGGCATGTGCCGGCCATGGTCCAGATGGCGAAGGATATCTTCATGGACAAAGAGAGCCTCCTCTCTGAAGATTATGAGTTCTGGCTGAAAAAAGCGGCCGACACGGGAGGGAACCCGGCAGTTCAAATGGACGTGTATTATAATGTTGATCTTTCGGAGGAGGAGCTTTTCAGCTATTTGACTAAAGCCGCCGGGCAGTCTTACGGACCCGCTCTTTGGGAATTGGGCTGCATTTATTCATCATTCAACAATTACAACATTGTACCAGACGAGCAAAGAGCCCTCGCCCTCTTCCGGCAGGCGGCGGATGCCAATAATTCCGATGCCCTTTATCTCCTCTACGCTGTGGACCGGTTGAATATCTTTCCTTTAACAGAAGCAGAAAAGAAAACTGACTTTTACCGACGCTACCGGACGGCGCTCGGCAGCCATGATACACCGCTGCCCTCTCTTACAAACATTCATGAGCTGGATTCATTTGAATATGAATTTGTTCTCAAGTTTCTTCTGAAATCCATGGGCGCCAATGAAAAAGTAAAATCAACCTTGAAAAATATTAATGAAGAGGCGTTTGACAATGCTTGCAAAGATGTTTTCTGA
- a CDS encoding MFS transporter — MNESANPIVKYFSEFKILKTVSKDFWLTNVVQFFDGMAYFSMITVFVLYLTDYCSFNDADAALWVGLYTLFISAFVFAVGSICDIIGIRRAYLIGFIILITGRLIMGLGPDICPTVESGRLAVMTGILIMSFGTAFMSPVIQTSIRRFSPLNARSTGFNIYYLLMNISAVVANVFLIEFFRKHFGAVDSGFWIINFGTLMVLLGCITTRFIDENNFAEPSEKEANLNAPQRRPLQLFREVWKESAFRKLILFLVLTMGVRIVFTLQFLVMPKYYVRTLYDDFAIGTINAINPAIIVSGLILLIPLLGRFSTVSLMIVGMSISAFSLVFMAIPIEWYYVVPGIETRSQAYLVAIVAQILVFAFGELLFSPRFSEYVARVAPKDKVASYMSLAALPMFIAKPINGIIGGLLVAYLCYDGICAKMDTGHIGFWSSPEFMWTIYLALAVISPIAIIMTRKTITSDHPEEDADSPPIEAITAETDPAVTAEELTEANS, encoded by the coding sequence ATGAATGAATCCGCCAACCCCATCGTTAAATATTTTTCCGAGTTCAAGATACTAAAAACCGTTTCCAAAGATTTCTGGCTCACGAACGTCGTCCAGTTTTTTGACGGCATGGCCTATTTCTCCATGATCACGGTGTTCGTCCTTTACTTGACGGATTATTGCAGCTTCAACGATGCGGATGCGGCCCTGTGGGTGGGACTGTACACCCTGTTCATTTCCGCATTCGTGTTTGCAGTGGGTTCCATCTGTGACATCATCGGCATCCGGCGCGCCTACCTGATCGGCTTCATCATCCTCATCACCGGACGCCTCATCATGGGGCTGGGCCCGGATATCTGCCCCACGGTGGAGAGCGGACGCCTGGCCGTCATGACGGGCATCCTGATCATGTCGTTCGGCACGGCGTTCATGTCTCCCGTCATTCAGACTTCCATCCGGCGCTTTTCCCCGCTGAATGCGCGTTCCACGGGGTTCAATATCTATTATCTGCTGATGAACATTTCCGCCGTCGTCGCGAATGTCTTCCTGATCGAATTTTTCCGGAAACACTTCGGGGCCGTGGACAGCGGCTTCTGGATCATTAACTTCGGCACGCTGATGGTGCTGCTGGGCTGCATCACCACCCGTTTCATTGATGAAAACAATTTCGCGGAGCCAAGCGAAAAGGAGGCAAACCTCAACGCCCCGCAGCGCCGCCCCCTTCAGCTTTTCAGGGAGGTCTGGAAGGAATCCGCCTTCCGCAAGCTGATCCTGTTCCTCGTCCTCACCATGGGCGTGCGCATCGTCTTCACGCTGCAATTCCTGGTCATGCCCAAGTATTATGTGCGCACGCTTTACGATGATTTCGCCATCGGCACTATCAATGCCATCAACCCGGCCATCATCGTTTCAGGCCTCATTCTTCTCATTCCCCTGCTGGGACGCTTCTCCACCGTCAGCCTGATGATCGTGGGCATGTCCATCTCCGCGTTTTCCCTTGTTTTCATGGCTATTCCCATTGAATGGTACTATGTGGTTCCCGGAATTGAAACACGCTCCCAGGCGTATCTGGTGGCCATCGTGGCCCAGATCCTGGTCTTTGCATTCGGCGAATTGCTGTTCTCCCCCCGTTTTTCCGAATATGTGGCACGCGTAGCTCCCAAGGACAAGGTAGCCTCCTATATGTCCCTGGCCGCCCTGCCCATGTTCATCGCCAAGCCCATCAACGGGATCATCGGCGGCCTGCTCGTAGCCTACCTCTGCTATGACGGCATCTGCGCCAAGATGGACACCGGGCACATCGGCTTCTGGTCCTCCCCCGAATTCATGTGGACCATTTACCTCGCCCTGGCCGTCATTAGTCCCATTGCCATCATTATGACCCGCAAGACCATCACTTCCGACCACCCGGAAGAAGACGCGGACTCTCCACCCATTGAAGCCATTACGGCAGAAACGGACCCGGCCGTGACAGCGGAAGAACTTACGGAAGCCAACTCCTGA
- a CDS encoding ankyrin repeat domain-containing protein, translating into MTQHTRNIILDTLVLVAFSSVLGGLSLLISKSFSGEDNPALDLITVMKKAEAKEVNASTEKEEREAREKGMQEFEQNLEKGEKLAEKQGKAFVNMTDPHGRTPVMWVCYANYNNIETTLKLEAKRAPYLGRLLQDPRLKIDQKDKDGWTALHWASWSGLDRLSEMLIEKKADINNKEDNGFTPLMLAAMRGNIQVAALLLEKGADMNAVNKFGKTALQLAEEGAAAYQGSFKLTKTKVSKAPLDTFTEAYEKVVSTTSPEHASEFMEAMKTAVGRQAFVETDYVLQVITRNLISKELLTEKSAGKFKEEIMGAVAKHSQIIDVRGMAFERTVDLLRKAAVK; encoded by the coding sequence ATGACCCAACACACGCGCAACATCATTTTGGACACCCTCGTCCTGGTGGCCTTCAGTTCCGTCCTCGGCGGCCTCAGCCTGCTGATTTCCAAATCCTTTTCAGGGGAAGACAATCCGGCCCTGGACCTCATCACCGTCATGAAAAAGGCAGAGGCCAAGGAAGTGAATGCCTCCACGGAAAAGGAGGAGCGGGAAGCCCGGGAAAAGGGCATGCAGGAATTTGAACAGAATCTGGAAAAAGGGGAAAAGCTGGCTGAAAAACAGGGGAAAGCCTTTGTCAACATGACGGACCCGCATGGCAGAACACCCGTCATGTGGGTGTGCTACGCCAATTACAATAATATTGAAACAACGCTCAAGCTGGAAGCCAAGCGGGCCCCTTATCTGGGAAGGCTTTTGCAGGATCCCCGCCTGAAGATCGACCAGAAGGACAAGGATGGATGGACCGCACTGCACTGGGCCTCCTGGAGCGGGCTGGACCGACTGTCCGAAATGCTGATTGAGAAAAAGGCGGACATCAACAACAAGGAGGACAACGGCTTCACGCCCCTGATGCTGGCGGCCATGCGGGGCAATATCCAGGTAGCGGCCCTTCTGCTGGAAAAAGGAGCGGACATGAACGCCGTCAACAAATTCGGAAAAACCGCTCTTCAACTTGCAGAAGAAGGGGCAGCAGCCTACCAGGGCAGCTTTAAACTGACCAAAACGAAAGTTTCCAAAGCTCCACTTGATACTTTTACGGAAGCCTATGAAAAGGTGGTCTCCACCACCTCCCCCGAACACGCTTCCGAATTCATGGAGGCCATGAAAACCGCAGTCGGCCGTCAGGCTTTTGTGGAAACAGACTATGTCCTCCAAGTCATTACGCGCAACCTGATTTCCAAAGAATTGCTCACGGAGAAGAGCGCCGGAAAGTTCAAGGAAGAAATTATGGGAGCCGTAGCGAAGCATTCTCAGATCATCGACGTCCGCGGCATGGCTTTTGAGCGCACCGTGGACCTGCTCCGCAAGGCGGCGGTGAAATAA